One Carassius carassius chromosome 20, fCarCar2.1, whole genome shotgun sequence DNA segment encodes these proteins:
- the rc3h1b gene encoding roquin-1 isoform X2, producing MPVQAPQWTEFLLCPICTQTFEETVRRPISLGCGHTVCKMCLNKLHRKACPFDQTAINTDIEQLPVNSALLQLVGGQVSKQQPVALITCPEDTDHYDEARQCVEELALYLKPLSSARGVGLSNAAQSMLSRPMQRKLVTLVHCQLVEEEGRVRAMRAARSLGERTVTELILQHQNPQQLSSNLWAAVRARGCQFLGPAMQEEALKLVLLALEDGSALSRKVLVLFVVQRLEPRFPQASKTSIGHVVQLLYRASCFKVTKRDEDSSLMQLKEEFRTYEALRREHDSQIVQIAMEGGLRIAPDQWSSLLYGDQSHKSHMQSIIDKLQTPASFAQSVQELTIALQRTGDPANLNRLRPHLELLANIDPSPDAPPPTWEQLEKGLVAVKTVVHGLVDFIQNHSKKGAETQQPPQHSKYKTYMCRDMKQKGGCPRGASCTFAHSQEELEKYRKMNKRLAARVPCTPGLLPEDVVPLEPGRKASMHTNGGPLPQLISRGTDPSTYDLLLKPKMDATSLSAPGSPPDSLDKCSLALTPHPVPHPRAEHLPMPKQVPVMPRGAPQMYPQQQPQLFYPEPARPPPSGSQYDAQYPTGNPYPYQPPQYVPPRYIRNPAPPGESPYPETYPGYGPDRQYPSHHSGAPFSAHTYAQPSHYSRRHGHYPAPPPQFAATRDDLVRMSPVPLDVPASAMPPPPAGPAGSLYHSQEPSSRDRYPPDGYYTAGPHPSQMRSHIGDPYSRSQPSLDDLHRRRKELLVQLEERKVISPPPFAASPTLSTHPFPNDYPREYLEDGSKAFGSREPDYAGQYSPWSCDTIGSYIGAKDAKPKDVSSAVEMMNAEGKVLREPPLDTQRRSAEAKDDDPIIPFGPLPTVSPFGAISRTSKTGYQTTGPVQAIASSQASGSKHMTMTADYPYGNHSGWGGASYPQHQSINSQGHFSERLPVSAPDREQLKIELQQVNQQISQQTRGMEREACALASQPTAGMKWSSGGTVSSEQLSLELDHVELEIKKRTREIAMENQVAHEYKLKATENGQPDHKAQLEELSLALGEVSNGSSGIKPASSMGGSMLSLTNKTSSLSLCSADQAASSSDLQKNGVHSCS from the exons ATGCCTGTACAAGCTCCACAATGGACAGAGTTTTTACTGTGCCCCATATGCACCCAGACGTTCGAGGAGACGGTGCGTCGGCCCATCAGTTTGGGTTGCGGCCACACCGTTTGCAAGATGTGCCTCAACAAACTGCACCGCAAGGCTTGTCCCTTTGACCAGACGGCCATCAATACTGACATCGAGCAGCTGCCCGTCAACTCGGCCCTTTTACAGCTGGTCGGGGGTCAG gTGTCCAAACAGCAACCTGTGGCGCTCATTACGTGTCCAGAGGACACCGATCATTATGATGAGGCACGGCAGTGTGTTGAGGAGCTGGCCCTCTACCTCAAACCCCTCAGCAGTGCACGAG GAGTGGGGTTGAGTAATGCTGCTCAGAGCATGCTGAGCCGCCCCATGCAGAGGAAGCTGGTGACTCTGGTGCACTGTCAGCTGGTGGAAGAGGAAGGACGGGTCAGGGCAATGCGGGCGGCCCGTTCTCTGGGCGAAAGAACTGTTACTGAGCTAATTTTGCAGCACCAAAACCCCCAGCAGCTCTCCTCCAACCTGTGGGCTGCTGTCAGAGCCAGAGGATGCCAGTTCCTGGGACCTG CCATGCAGGAGGAGGCACTAAAGCTGGTGCTGTTGGCTTTGGAAGATGGATCCGCTCTTTCCAGGAAGGTTTTGGTCCTCTTTGTGGTCCAGAGACTAGAACCAAGATTTCCTCAGGCCTCCAAAACCAGTATTGGACATGTAGTTCAGCTCCTCTACCGTGCCTCGTGCTTCAAG GTGACTAAGCGAGATGAGGATTCATCACTAATGCAGTTGAAAGAGGAGTTCCGCACATATGAGGCACTTCGGAGGGAACACGACTCTCAGATTGTTCAAATCGCAATGGAGGGAGGCCTCCGCATCGCGCCCGATCAGTGGTCTTCTCTGCTGTATGGAGACCAGTCTCATAAGTCTCACATGCAGTCCATCATTGACAAG CTGCAGACCCCGGCATCGTTTGCTCAGAGTGTGCAGGAGCTGACCATCGCACTGCAGAGGACGGGTGACCCTGCCAATCTCAACCGGCTGAGACCTCACCTCGAGTTGCTTGCTAACATTGACCCCAGTCCAG ATGCTCCTCCTCCTACCTGGGAGCAGCTGGAGAAGGGGCTGGTGGCGGTAAAGACGGTGGTGCACGGCCTAGTGGACTTCATTCAGAACCACAGCAAGAAGGGTGCCGAAACGCAGCAGCCACCACAGCACAGCAAATACAAGACGTACATGTGCAGAGACATGAAGCAGAAAGGAGGCTGTCCCAGAGGAGCCAGCTGTACCTTCGCCCATTCTCAGGAGGAGCTGGAAAA GTACCGTAAAATGAACAAACGTCTTGCTGCACGAGTGCCCTGCACCCCTGGCCTGCTGCCTGAGGATGTGGTCCCGCTGGAGCCTGGGCGAAAGGCCTCTATGCATACCAACGGGGGCCCTCTTCCCCAGCTCATCTCCAGAGGCACAGACCCCTCCACATATGACCTCTTACTCAAGCCCAAGATGGACGCCACTAGCCTGAGTGCTCCTGGGTCGCCACCTGACTC TTTGGATAAATGTAGCTTGGCCCTGACACCCCACCCTGTGCCTCACCCCAGGGCGGAGCACTTACCCATGCCCAAGCAGGTGCCAGTCATGCCCAGAGGTGCGCCACAGATGTATCCACAACAGCAGCCCCAGCTCTTCTATCCAGAGCCCGCCAGACCTCCTCCCTCAGGATCTCAGTATGATGCTCAGTACCCAACAG gcaACCCCTACCCATACCAACCTCCACAGTATGTCCCTCCCCGCTACATCCGTAATCCGGCGCCTCCGGGTGAGTCCCCTTACCCAGAGACCTACCCGGGATACGGCCCAGATCGCCAATATCCAAGCCACCACTCTGGTGCCCCTTTCTCAGCCCACACATACGCACAGCCCTCACATTACAGTCGCAGACACGGACACTATCCAGCACCCCCACCTCAGTTTGCCGCAACCAGAGACGACTTGGTCAGGATGAGCCCAGTTCCTTTGGACGTTCCCGCGTCCGCTATGCCTCCACCTCCTGCAGGGCCTGCAGGTTCTCTGTACCACTCCCAGGAACCGTCATCCAGAGACAGATACCCACCGGACGGGTACTACACAGCTGGACCACACCCCAGCCAAATGAGGTCCCACATAGGA GACCCGTACAGCCGCTCTCAGCCCAGTCTGGATGACTTGCATCGCAGGCGCAAAGAGCTGCTTGTCCAGCTAGAGGAGAGAAAAGTCATCTCTCCTCCCCCCTTTGCTGCCTCCCCGACCCTGTCTACACACCCGTTCCCCAACGACTACCCTCGGGAG TATTTGGAGGACGGCTCTAAAGCCTTTGGCAGTCGGGAGCCAGACTACGCTGGGCAGTATTCCCCCTGGTCATGTGACACCATAGGATCATACATTGGCGCCAAGGATGCTAAACCAAAAGATGTCAGCAGTGCTGTGGAGATGATG AATGCAGAGGGGAAAGTTCTCCGTGAACCTCCACTGGACACACAGCGGCGCTCTGCGGAAGCCAAAGACGACGATCCCATCATTCCCTTTGGTCCTCTGCCCACGGTGTCTCCTTTTGGTGCCATTTCACGTACCTCTAAAACGGGTTACCAGACCACTGGGCCTGTACAGGCCATAGCATCCTCACAGGCCTCGGGCTCCAAACACATGACCATGACAG CAGACTATCCGTATGGAAACCACAGCGGATGGGGCGGAGCGTCGTACCCTCAGCACCAGAGCATCAACTCTCAGGGACACTTCAGCGAGCG TCTGCCCGTGTCTGCCCCTGACCGCGAGCAGCTCAAGATTGAGCTCCAGCAAGTCAACCAACAGATCAGTCAGCAAACCCGCGGCATGGAG AGGGAGGCATGTGCGCTGGCGTCTCAGCCCACGGCTGGAATGAAGTGGTCTTCAGGTGGCACTGTTTCCAGTGAGCAGCTCAGCCTGGAGCTTGATCACGTAGAGCTGGAGATCAAGAAGAGAACCCGTGAAATCGCCATG GAGAATCAGGTGGCCCATGAATACAAGCTGAAGGCCACTGAGAATGGGCAGCCTGACCATAAAGCCCAGCTGGAGGAACTCTCTTTAGCATTGGG TGAGGTGTCTAATGGATCCAGTGGCATCAAGCCAGCCAGTAGTATGGGAGGATCTATGCTGTCGCTTACCAATAAGACGtcttctctctccctctgctcCGCCGACCAAGCAGCGAGTAGTTCAGACCTTCAGAAGAACGGTGTTCACTCTTGCTCTTAA
- the rc3h1b gene encoding roquin-1 isoform X3, with protein MPVQAPQWTEFLLCPICTQTFEETVRRPISLGCGHTVCKMCLNKLHRKACPFDQTAINTDIEQLPVNSALLQLVGGQVSKQQPVALITCPEDTDHYDEARQCVEELALYLKPLSSARGVGLSNAAQSMLSRPMQRKLVTLVHCQLVEEEGRVRAMRAARSLGERTVTELILQHQNPQQLSSNLWAAVRARGCQFLGPAMQEEALKLVLLALEDGSALSRKVLVLFVVQRLEPRFPQASKTSIGHVVQLLYRASCFKVTKRDEDSSLMQLKEEFRTYEALRREHDSQIVQIAMEGGLRIAPDQWSSLLYGDQSHKSHMQSIIDKLQTPASFAQSVQELTIALQRTGDPANLNRLRPHLELLANIDPSPDAPPPTWEQLEKGLVAVKTVVHGLVDFIQNHSKKGAETQQPPQHSKYKTYMCRDMKQKGGCPRGASCTFAHSQEELEKYRKMNKRLAARVPCTPGLLPEDVVPLEPGRKASMHTNGGPLPQLISRGTDPSTYDLLLKPKMDATSLSAPGSPPDSAEHLPMPKQVPVMPRGAPQMYPQQQPQLFYPEPARPPPSGSQYDAQYPTGNPYPYQPPQYVPPRYIRNPAPPGESPYPETYPGYGPDRQYPSHHSGAPFSAHTYAQPSHYSRRHGHYPAPPPQFAATRDDLVRMSPVPLDVPASAMPPPPAGPAGSLYHSQEPSSRDRYPPDGYYTAGPHPSQMRSHIGQDPYSRSQPSLDDLHRRRKELLVQLEERKVISPPPFAASPTLSTHPFPNDYPREYLEDGSKAFGSREPDYAGQYSPWSCDTIGSYIGAKDAKPKDVSSAVEMMNAEGKVLREPPLDTQRRSAEAKDDDPIIPFGPLPTVSPFGAISRTSKTGYQTTGPVQAIASSQASGSKHMTMTADYPYGNHSGWGGASYPQHQSINSQGHFSERLPVSAPDREQLKIELQQVNQQISQQTRGMEREACALASQPTAGMKWSSGGTVSSEQLSLELDHVELEIKKRTREIAMENQVAHEYKLKATENGQPDHKAQLEELSLALGEVSNGSSGIKPASSMGGSMLSLTNKTSSLSLCSADQAASSSDLQKNGVHSCS; from the exons ATGCCTGTACAAGCTCCACAATGGACAGAGTTTTTACTGTGCCCCATATGCACCCAGACGTTCGAGGAGACGGTGCGTCGGCCCATCAGTTTGGGTTGCGGCCACACCGTTTGCAAGATGTGCCTCAACAAACTGCACCGCAAGGCTTGTCCCTTTGACCAGACGGCCATCAATACTGACATCGAGCAGCTGCCCGTCAACTCGGCCCTTTTACAGCTGGTCGGGGGTCAG gTGTCCAAACAGCAACCTGTGGCGCTCATTACGTGTCCAGAGGACACCGATCATTATGATGAGGCACGGCAGTGTGTTGAGGAGCTGGCCCTCTACCTCAAACCCCTCAGCAGTGCACGAG GAGTGGGGTTGAGTAATGCTGCTCAGAGCATGCTGAGCCGCCCCATGCAGAGGAAGCTGGTGACTCTGGTGCACTGTCAGCTGGTGGAAGAGGAAGGACGGGTCAGGGCAATGCGGGCGGCCCGTTCTCTGGGCGAAAGAACTGTTACTGAGCTAATTTTGCAGCACCAAAACCCCCAGCAGCTCTCCTCCAACCTGTGGGCTGCTGTCAGAGCCAGAGGATGCCAGTTCCTGGGACCTG CCATGCAGGAGGAGGCACTAAAGCTGGTGCTGTTGGCTTTGGAAGATGGATCCGCTCTTTCCAGGAAGGTTTTGGTCCTCTTTGTGGTCCAGAGACTAGAACCAAGATTTCCTCAGGCCTCCAAAACCAGTATTGGACATGTAGTTCAGCTCCTCTACCGTGCCTCGTGCTTCAAG GTGACTAAGCGAGATGAGGATTCATCACTAATGCAGTTGAAAGAGGAGTTCCGCACATATGAGGCACTTCGGAGGGAACACGACTCTCAGATTGTTCAAATCGCAATGGAGGGAGGCCTCCGCATCGCGCCCGATCAGTGGTCTTCTCTGCTGTATGGAGACCAGTCTCATAAGTCTCACATGCAGTCCATCATTGACAAG CTGCAGACCCCGGCATCGTTTGCTCAGAGTGTGCAGGAGCTGACCATCGCACTGCAGAGGACGGGTGACCCTGCCAATCTCAACCGGCTGAGACCTCACCTCGAGTTGCTTGCTAACATTGACCCCAGTCCAG ATGCTCCTCCTCCTACCTGGGAGCAGCTGGAGAAGGGGCTGGTGGCGGTAAAGACGGTGGTGCACGGCCTAGTGGACTTCATTCAGAACCACAGCAAGAAGGGTGCCGAAACGCAGCAGCCACCACAGCACAGCAAATACAAGACGTACATGTGCAGAGACATGAAGCAGAAAGGAGGCTGTCCCAGAGGAGCCAGCTGTACCTTCGCCCATTCTCAGGAGGAGCTGGAAAA GTACCGTAAAATGAACAAACGTCTTGCTGCACGAGTGCCCTGCACCCCTGGCCTGCTGCCTGAGGATGTGGTCCCGCTGGAGCCTGGGCGAAAGGCCTCTATGCATACCAACGGGGGCCCTCTTCCCCAGCTCATCTCCAGAGGCACAGACCCCTCCACATATGACCTCTTACTCAAGCCCAAGATGGACGCCACTAGCCTGAGTGCTCCTGGGTCGCCACCTGACTC GGCGGAGCACTTACCCATGCCCAAGCAGGTGCCAGTCATGCCCAGAGGTGCGCCACAGATGTATCCACAACAGCAGCCCCAGCTCTTCTATCCAGAGCCCGCCAGACCTCCTCCCTCAGGATCTCAGTATGATGCTCAGTACCCAACAG gcaACCCCTACCCATACCAACCTCCACAGTATGTCCCTCCCCGCTACATCCGTAATCCGGCGCCTCCGGGTGAGTCCCCTTACCCAGAGACCTACCCGGGATACGGCCCAGATCGCCAATATCCAAGCCACCACTCTGGTGCCCCTTTCTCAGCCCACACATACGCACAGCCCTCACATTACAGTCGCAGACACGGACACTATCCAGCACCCCCACCTCAGTTTGCCGCAACCAGAGACGACTTGGTCAGGATGAGCCCAGTTCCTTTGGACGTTCCCGCGTCCGCTATGCCTCCACCTCCTGCAGGGCCTGCAGGTTCTCTGTACCACTCCCAGGAACCGTCATCCAGAGACAGATACCCACCGGACGGGTACTACACAGCTGGACCACACCCCAGCCAAATGAGGTCCCACATAGGA CAGGACCCGTACAGCCGCTCTCAGCCCAGTCTGGATGACTTGCATCGCAGGCGCAAAGAGCTGCTTGTCCAGCTAGAGGAGAGAAAAGTCATCTCTCCTCCCCCCTTTGCTGCCTCCCCGACCCTGTCTACACACCCGTTCCCCAACGACTACCCTCGGGAG TATTTGGAGGACGGCTCTAAAGCCTTTGGCAGTCGGGAGCCAGACTACGCTGGGCAGTATTCCCCCTGGTCATGTGACACCATAGGATCATACATTGGCGCCAAGGATGCTAAACCAAAAGATGTCAGCAGTGCTGTGGAGATGATG AATGCAGAGGGGAAAGTTCTCCGTGAACCTCCACTGGACACACAGCGGCGCTCTGCGGAAGCCAAAGACGACGATCCCATCATTCCCTTTGGTCCTCTGCCCACGGTGTCTCCTTTTGGTGCCATTTCACGTACCTCTAAAACGGGTTACCAGACCACTGGGCCTGTACAGGCCATAGCATCCTCACAGGCCTCGGGCTCCAAACACATGACCATGACAG CAGACTATCCGTATGGAAACCACAGCGGATGGGGCGGAGCGTCGTACCCTCAGCACCAGAGCATCAACTCTCAGGGACACTTCAGCGAGCG TCTGCCCGTGTCTGCCCCTGACCGCGAGCAGCTCAAGATTGAGCTCCAGCAAGTCAACCAACAGATCAGTCAGCAAACCCGCGGCATGGAG AGGGAGGCATGTGCGCTGGCGTCTCAGCCCACGGCTGGAATGAAGTGGTCTTCAGGTGGCACTGTTTCCAGTGAGCAGCTCAGCCTGGAGCTTGATCACGTAGAGCTGGAGATCAAGAAGAGAACCCGTGAAATCGCCATG GAGAATCAGGTGGCCCATGAATACAAGCTGAAGGCCACTGAGAATGGGCAGCCTGACCATAAAGCCCAGCTGGAGGAACTCTCTTTAGCATTGGG TGAGGTGTCTAATGGATCCAGTGGCATCAAGCCAGCCAGTAGTATGGGAGGATCTATGCTGTCGCTTACCAATAAGACGtcttctctctccctctgctcCGCCGACCAAGCAGCGAGTAGTTCAGACCTTCAGAAGAACGGTGTTCACTCTTGCTCTTAA
- the rc3h1b gene encoding roquin-1 isoform X1 — translation MPVQAPQWTEFLLCPICTQTFEETVRRPISLGCGHTVCKMCLNKLHRKACPFDQTAINTDIEQLPVNSALLQLVGGQVSKQQPVALITCPEDTDHYDEARQCVEELALYLKPLSSARGVGLSNAAQSMLSRPMQRKLVTLVHCQLVEEEGRVRAMRAARSLGERTVTELILQHQNPQQLSSNLWAAVRARGCQFLGPAMQEEALKLVLLALEDGSALSRKVLVLFVVQRLEPRFPQASKTSIGHVVQLLYRASCFKVTKRDEDSSLMQLKEEFRTYEALRREHDSQIVQIAMEGGLRIAPDQWSSLLYGDQSHKSHMQSIIDKLQTPASFAQSVQELTIALQRTGDPANLNRLRPHLELLANIDPSPDAPPPTWEQLEKGLVAVKTVVHGLVDFIQNHSKKGAETQQPPQHSKYKTYMCRDMKQKGGCPRGASCTFAHSQEELEKYRKMNKRLAARVPCTPGLLPEDVVPLEPGRKASMHTNGGPLPQLISRGTDPSTYDLLLKPKMDATSLSAPGSPPDSLDKCSLALTPHPVPHPRAEHLPMPKQVPVMPRGAPQMYPQQQPQLFYPEPARPPPSGSQYDAQYPTGNPYPYQPPQYVPPRYIRNPAPPGESPYPETYPGYGPDRQYPSHHSGAPFSAHTYAQPSHYSRRHGHYPAPPPQFAATRDDLVRMSPVPLDVPASAMPPPPAGPAGSLYHSQEPSSRDRYPPDGYYTAGPHPSQMRSHIGQDPYSRSQPSLDDLHRRRKELLVQLEERKVISPPPFAASPTLSTHPFPNDYPREYLEDGSKAFGSREPDYAGQYSPWSCDTIGSYIGAKDAKPKDVSSAVEMMNAEGKVLREPPLDTQRRSAEAKDDDPIIPFGPLPTVSPFGAISRTSKTGYQTTGPVQAIASSQASGSKHMTMTADYPYGNHSGWGGASYPQHQSINSQGHFSERLPVSAPDREQLKIELQQVNQQISQQTRGMEREACALASQPTAGMKWSSGGTVSSEQLSLELDHVELEIKKRTREIAMENQVAHEYKLKATENGQPDHKAQLEELSLALGEVSNGSSGIKPASSMGGSMLSLTNKTSSLSLCSADQAASSSDLQKNGVHSCS, via the exons ATGCCTGTACAAGCTCCACAATGGACAGAGTTTTTACTGTGCCCCATATGCACCCAGACGTTCGAGGAGACGGTGCGTCGGCCCATCAGTTTGGGTTGCGGCCACACCGTTTGCAAGATGTGCCTCAACAAACTGCACCGCAAGGCTTGTCCCTTTGACCAGACGGCCATCAATACTGACATCGAGCAGCTGCCCGTCAACTCGGCCCTTTTACAGCTGGTCGGGGGTCAG gTGTCCAAACAGCAACCTGTGGCGCTCATTACGTGTCCAGAGGACACCGATCATTATGATGAGGCACGGCAGTGTGTTGAGGAGCTGGCCCTCTACCTCAAACCCCTCAGCAGTGCACGAG GAGTGGGGTTGAGTAATGCTGCTCAGAGCATGCTGAGCCGCCCCATGCAGAGGAAGCTGGTGACTCTGGTGCACTGTCAGCTGGTGGAAGAGGAAGGACGGGTCAGGGCAATGCGGGCGGCCCGTTCTCTGGGCGAAAGAACTGTTACTGAGCTAATTTTGCAGCACCAAAACCCCCAGCAGCTCTCCTCCAACCTGTGGGCTGCTGTCAGAGCCAGAGGATGCCAGTTCCTGGGACCTG CCATGCAGGAGGAGGCACTAAAGCTGGTGCTGTTGGCTTTGGAAGATGGATCCGCTCTTTCCAGGAAGGTTTTGGTCCTCTTTGTGGTCCAGAGACTAGAACCAAGATTTCCTCAGGCCTCCAAAACCAGTATTGGACATGTAGTTCAGCTCCTCTACCGTGCCTCGTGCTTCAAG GTGACTAAGCGAGATGAGGATTCATCACTAATGCAGTTGAAAGAGGAGTTCCGCACATATGAGGCACTTCGGAGGGAACACGACTCTCAGATTGTTCAAATCGCAATGGAGGGAGGCCTCCGCATCGCGCCCGATCAGTGGTCTTCTCTGCTGTATGGAGACCAGTCTCATAAGTCTCACATGCAGTCCATCATTGACAAG CTGCAGACCCCGGCATCGTTTGCTCAGAGTGTGCAGGAGCTGACCATCGCACTGCAGAGGACGGGTGACCCTGCCAATCTCAACCGGCTGAGACCTCACCTCGAGTTGCTTGCTAACATTGACCCCAGTCCAG ATGCTCCTCCTCCTACCTGGGAGCAGCTGGAGAAGGGGCTGGTGGCGGTAAAGACGGTGGTGCACGGCCTAGTGGACTTCATTCAGAACCACAGCAAGAAGGGTGCCGAAACGCAGCAGCCACCACAGCACAGCAAATACAAGACGTACATGTGCAGAGACATGAAGCAGAAAGGAGGCTGTCCCAGAGGAGCCAGCTGTACCTTCGCCCATTCTCAGGAGGAGCTGGAAAA GTACCGTAAAATGAACAAACGTCTTGCTGCACGAGTGCCCTGCACCCCTGGCCTGCTGCCTGAGGATGTGGTCCCGCTGGAGCCTGGGCGAAAGGCCTCTATGCATACCAACGGGGGCCCTCTTCCCCAGCTCATCTCCAGAGGCACAGACCCCTCCACATATGACCTCTTACTCAAGCCCAAGATGGACGCCACTAGCCTGAGTGCTCCTGGGTCGCCACCTGACTC TTTGGATAAATGTAGCTTGGCCCTGACACCCCACCCTGTGCCTCACCCCAGGGCGGAGCACTTACCCATGCCCAAGCAGGTGCCAGTCATGCCCAGAGGTGCGCCACAGATGTATCCACAACAGCAGCCCCAGCTCTTCTATCCAGAGCCCGCCAGACCTCCTCCCTCAGGATCTCAGTATGATGCTCAGTACCCAACAG gcaACCCCTACCCATACCAACCTCCACAGTATGTCCCTCCCCGCTACATCCGTAATCCGGCGCCTCCGGGTGAGTCCCCTTACCCAGAGACCTACCCGGGATACGGCCCAGATCGCCAATATCCAAGCCACCACTCTGGTGCCCCTTTCTCAGCCCACACATACGCACAGCCCTCACATTACAGTCGCAGACACGGACACTATCCAGCACCCCCACCTCAGTTTGCCGCAACCAGAGACGACTTGGTCAGGATGAGCCCAGTTCCTTTGGACGTTCCCGCGTCCGCTATGCCTCCACCTCCTGCAGGGCCTGCAGGTTCTCTGTACCACTCCCAGGAACCGTCATCCAGAGACAGATACCCACCGGACGGGTACTACACAGCTGGACCACACCCCAGCCAAATGAGGTCCCACATAGGA CAGGACCCGTACAGCCGCTCTCAGCCCAGTCTGGATGACTTGCATCGCAGGCGCAAAGAGCTGCTTGTCCAGCTAGAGGAGAGAAAAGTCATCTCTCCTCCCCCCTTTGCTGCCTCCCCGACCCTGTCTACACACCCGTTCCCCAACGACTACCCTCGGGAG TATTTGGAGGACGGCTCTAAAGCCTTTGGCAGTCGGGAGCCAGACTACGCTGGGCAGTATTCCCCCTGGTCATGTGACACCATAGGATCATACATTGGCGCCAAGGATGCTAAACCAAAAGATGTCAGCAGTGCTGTGGAGATGATG AATGCAGAGGGGAAAGTTCTCCGTGAACCTCCACTGGACACACAGCGGCGCTCTGCGGAAGCCAAAGACGACGATCCCATCATTCCCTTTGGTCCTCTGCCCACGGTGTCTCCTTTTGGTGCCATTTCACGTACCTCTAAAACGGGTTACCAGACCACTGGGCCTGTACAGGCCATAGCATCCTCACAGGCCTCGGGCTCCAAACACATGACCATGACAG CAGACTATCCGTATGGAAACCACAGCGGATGGGGCGGAGCGTCGTACCCTCAGCACCAGAGCATCAACTCTCAGGGACACTTCAGCGAGCG TCTGCCCGTGTCTGCCCCTGACCGCGAGCAGCTCAAGATTGAGCTCCAGCAAGTCAACCAACAGATCAGTCAGCAAACCCGCGGCATGGAG AGGGAGGCATGTGCGCTGGCGTCTCAGCCCACGGCTGGAATGAAGTGGTCTTCAGGTGGCACTGTTTCCAGTGAGCAGCTCAGCCTGGAGCTTGATCACGTAGAGCTGGAGATCAAGAAGAGAACCCGTGAAATCGCCATG GAGAATCAGGTGGCCCATGAATACAAGCTGAAGGCCACTGAGAATGGGCAGCCTGACCATAAAGCCCAGCTGGAGGAACTCTCTTTAGCATTGGG TGAGGTGTCTAATGGATCCAGTGGCATCAAGCCAGCCAGTAGTATGGGAGGATCTATGCTGTCGCTTACCAATAAGACGtcttctctctccctctgctcCGCCGACCAAGCAGCGAGTAGTTCAGACCTTCAGAAGAACGGTGTTCACTCTTGCTCTTAA